The Ictalurus punctatus breed USDA103 chromosome 28, Coco_2.0, whole genome shotgun sequence DNA window acattctcattCACCAGATTACTGATTGCACATACCTGGACTCACACCACTCTCACAATATGAAAAGACTTTCACTCCATACACTCACTGCGAAGTATATGTTCTTATTTACTCATGAATTATGTCTCATTTTGTAGCAATTTACACCAAGCCTTTGAATTGCTGTTTGTCTCCCTGATTTACGATCTAGTTCTCATTTTTGATTAGTTTACATTGTTTGTTCATTATCTGAATCTTACCTACTCTTACCTACTCTGCCTTTTGTGTTTCTGTATTGTTTGCCACAGTTTCAATAAACAATGAATACCTGCACTTGCAGCTGAACCAGCAATAAAGTAATATAATCTAAtatggactggtttgagtatttcagaaactgctaatcTCTTGGGATCTTTGACAGGGAACACTTTTACACaggatggtgtgaaaaacaaaaaacatcctgtgagaaTCAGAAATAGGATATGTTACGCACAATCATCCTTTATTAGTTTacgcgcgcacgtgtgtgtgtgtgtgtgtatttatttatttttcttatttgtgGTACAGACAGTCATgcatacagtttttttttttgtgaattgatacagtggtgcttgaaagttctAAAACTATTAGAAATTCCTATATATATCagcataaatataacctaaaccatcatcagattttcagtccTAAAAGTTCCAAAAGGAGAccaagagaacccagttaaacaaatgcggcaaaaaaattatttgttgaggaaattatgaaaatgaaaatggaaatgttgaTGCTTATCAGCATGGAAATGTTACAGAGTTTGGACTCTCCACAGTCTATTCTCTGTAACCAatctacagtcagacagactgtgtacaagttgaggaaattcaagaccattgttaccttctccaggagtggtcgaccaacaaagagctccaagagcaagacgtgtaatagtccacgaggtcacaaaggacactagggtaacttctaagcaactaaaggcctctctcacattggttaaTGTCAATGTTCATGGATCCACCATCAGGAGACCAGTGAATAACATTActactgctctccaaaaagaacattgctgcccatctgcagtttgctaaagatcatgtggacaagccagaaggctaatggaaaatgttttgccGATGAATGAGActaaaatataactttttggtttaaatgagaaccgttatgtttggagaaaggaaaacactgcattccagcatagcAACTtatatcccatctgtgaaacatggtggtggtagtatcatggtttgggcctgttttgctgcatctgtgaCAGAACGGCttgccatcactgatggaacaatgaattctgaagtatgccagcgaattctaaaaaaacaaccccaattCCATAAAAAGCTGGGCcgctgtgtaaaatataaataaaaacagaatgtgatgatttgcaaatctcataaacccatatgttattcacaatagaacatagaaaacatatcaaatgtttaaactgaggaaatgtaccattttaagggaaaaaaagatcattttgtatttgatgaccacaacacatctcaaaaaagctgggacgggggcaacaaaaggctgcaaatgtaagtgttagaaaaaataaacatctggaggttaattggcaacaggtcagtaacatgattgggaataaaaagtgtatcttagagaggcagagtctttcagaagatgggcagaggttcaccaatctgtaaacaactgcatctacaatttgtggaacaatttcagaataatgttcctcaatgtaaaattgtgaagaccaTGAATAtctcatctacagtacataatttcatcaaaagattctgaggaTCTGGAGAAAGCTTTTGAAGATGTTCTGTATTGAGGAATGGggtaaaattcctccaagccgatgtgcaggccTGATCAACACTTACTGGAATGTTTAGTTGCatttattgctgcacaagagggtcacaccagatgCAGAAAGCAAAGGTTtatatacttttgccactctcaGATATAAATGAATGTCTGAgtgttatatttttgtctcatttgtttaatagggttctctttatctactttgactacttgtgtgaaaatgtgatgtcgttttaggtcatatttatgcaaaaatatagaaagggttcacaaactttcaaacaccactgtaaaCACATCTGCCTAGCTATACTAGAAATATCTGAGTTGCACAGTACAACTCCTTATAGGATGTTTTAAATGCCATACTACATTTTAGAATCTGTCTGTCAGAAAGAAAttgacaaaaatatttatttatttatttattttatttaactgtcAATTAGCACAATGGAACATCATCACAAAAAGAcgttttaatataaaacatgtcCATCGCCAACTGGCAATGAAAACCATAAAAATTCTGGGCCATTTAATATCATAAAAGACTAATAACAAGAAGGCCTTACTTTTCATTCAATATATGATATTCAGTATATGAATTCCTTATGGAAACATGTTGCGGAATTTAATAAGAATTTCTACGTTGTAGTTCAGAAAAGTTCTACTGAAACAAgcaaaatgcaaacaaatattatatatttaaaaagtaatgGTTCCTTTTTGCTCTGTGATTTGCGCATAAGTGTTTGAAAAACCCACTTGTAACTTTTTAATATTATGTAATGTTGGATGAAtctgtataaaatattatacagcTTCATCCAACATTACACAATATCAACACCAAAATATGGGTTCAAATTTAGGAACCATACTACAGACGAGTGACACTGAAGAAAGTGCTGGTATCCCCAATTATATAAGAATAGTTCACTGGGTCTATGAGAACTCTTAGCTTTGTTCCTTTCCCAAACCTGACCACTTGACTTAAAGTAACAGACTGATGCCAGTAGTCCACACATTGCATCGTGTCTTTGCTGTTTATGACATCTATCCATTTAGTGTATGAAGTATGGTGCTGCTTAATAGAGGTACTCAAAAACAAATTGCTCGTACACGTATGCATATCAGGAATATAGTAGCTCATTCTCAGATTCACAAAGTATAGGCCTTTCTTAGACACAACAAGGGACGTGCCGTTGTCCTCCAGTTTGAATAGGTTTCCACTGATAGTGTGGGTCTGCCAAATGTAAATTTTGTTCTCATATAAAGTTGGAACCACTTTCCCATCTGGTCCTACTGCAGCTataagagaggaagaaagattTAGGCACGGTGGTCAAATTGGCTTCGATTCATGTACATGTAAACAGATGTTTATGTGAAGGCTTGAACAATTCAGAAAGAATCAAATGCTTTCTTGTTAACGTGAACTAGAGTAACTGATGATTGAGGTGCTTACTCTGAAGTCGCACTGTATCTGTAGCACGTCTCGTATTCTTCGATGGGTAGACAGCTACATATCTCTGAACATCTGTCTGGTAATCtgctcaacaacaaaaaaagaaagtcgACCTCCAAAATGTGCACATCATAACAAGTTTAAACTGGatttcaaatgaatttaaaacaaagaactTCTAAATAGTAGAATATAAAAGCTTACCATGGCCCTCTGATTGCTTCGGAATAATTGCTGCCTagaataaagagcagtaaagtGAAAAATTTCAACATGTACAGAATATTCAAACAAACTTTCTAATACTGTGGGGTCCTAAAAACACTCACAAAACAAAACGGGCAATTGTATACCTATATACTAAAGTCCTCAGCTACATAAGCTTCTGGCCAAAAAGTATAACAGAGGAttattatgagtttgtttggTGTATATTATTTGGTGTATGTGTATTATCCAGGAGGTCAATATACTATTTTGACATACTATAAATATGCATATAAGTATTATAGTATCTATTTGGGGACATAGACATGGAGTTATTTGTGTCAATACACTATTTAACACTCTCCTCCTAAAAAAACGGTTTTGAGAGATTTACATATGAAATAATGCATTACATATGAAGTGGAAATTCACTCTTGGAAAAAAGGTGCCTGTGGTGTAACTTTAAAGTATTACTCTAATATTTAAAGGTACATCAGTGGTGCTTACGGTGCAGTTAAGGTACATTACCATATATAAGTCTAGAGTATATCATCACAGTGACAAGTGACAAGGAAAGCTAAAGTTTAGTGCTTATTTTTCTGAGTGTAAACACAGGAAAAATAATACGCATAGGCTACAGATGGGATTTATTTCTCATAGTGGATAGAATGTTGCATGCGTTTTTGCGCACCGGCAACATCTGTATCCACGTGGTCAGTGACATTACAATGTAGTACGCTAGTGTGCAGTTTGGTACGTTACCTCAGTGACGCGTAGTGATGCTTGGAGCCAGAGCATCACCATCAGGAATCCGGTAGCCCGACGCACTCCCGTCT harbors:
- the LOC108259733 gene encoding uncharacterized protein LOC108259733, producing the protein MTMQRCWHMKRHETGVRRATGFLMVMLWLQASLRVTEAAIIPKQSEGHDYQTDVQRYVAVYPSKNTRRATDTVRLQTAVGPDGKVVPTLYENKIYIWQTHTISGNLFKLEDNGTSLVVSKKGLYFVNLRMSYYIPDMHTCTSNLFLSTSIKQHHTSYTKWIDVINSKDTMQCVDYWHQSVTLSQVVRFGKGTKLRVLIDPVNYSYIIGDTSTFFSVTRL